In Arthrobacter sp. QXT-31, one genomic interval encodes:
- a CDS encoding HAD family hydrolase — protein MTPDSSISTGSALHSALLMNADAAEHGQPVRLAVLAMVGTTVYDGGLMDRALSRTLVEQGVPAGSVRFEGMLRYARERSGISRMTVFSELFDDPLAAASANKRFELNCDELIADGGVRAVPGAEETIGWLRDAGIKVCLATGFGRHTQNMVLESLGWMGLADLSLCPADAGRGRPFPDMVLTAVLALDIDDVRKVAVVGDSTADIHSGLCAGASVAAGVLTGSHSEAALRGAGATDVVPSIKDFPALLERRASRL, from the coding sequence ATGACACCAGACAGCTCAATCTCAACCGGCAGCGCACTGCACAGCGCGCTTCTGATGAACGCGGACGCGGCGGAGCATGGACAGCCCGTCCGGCTGGCCGTGCTGGCCATGGTGGGAACCACGGTGTACGACGGCGGCCTCATGGACCGGGCGCTGTCCCGCACGCTGGTGGAACAGGGAGTCCCGGCGGGCTCTGTCCGCTTCGAAGGGATGCTGCGCTACGCCCGGGAGCGCTCCGGCATCTCCCGGATGACGGTCTTCAGCGAGCTGTTCGACGACCCGCTGGCAGCTGCCAGCGCCAACAAGAGGTTCGAGCTGAACTGTGACGAGCTCATCGCTGACGGCGGGGTCCGGGCCGTCCCCGGGGCGGAGGAAACCATCGGCTGGCTCCGGGACGCCGGCATCAAGGTCTGCCTGGCCACCGGCTTCGGGCGACACACCCAGAACATGGTGCTGGAGTCGCTCGGCTGGATGGGGCTGGCCGACCTCAGCCTGTGCCCTGCTGATGCCGGCCGGGGCAGGCCGTTCCCGGATATGGTCCTGACAGCAGTCCTGGCCCTCGACATCGACGATGTCCGGAAGGTCGCCGTCGTGGGGGATTCCACGGCGGACATCCATTCCGGCCTCTGCGCCGGCGCGTCGGTGGCGGCCGGGGTACTCACCGGATCGCATTCCGAGGCTGCGCTTCGCGGCGCCGGTGCCACCGATGTTGTGCCTTCCATCAAGGATTTCCCGGCCCTTCTGGAGCGGCGGGCGTCCCGGCTCTGA
- a CDS encoding Hpt domain-containing protein, with protein sequence MAEASEPTLDGQYLRRLAEVCSPDAADSFADNYGALLRQRVDRIIRTIGVGDRGKAVDAALSLQTASAMAGALRMSHLCAKLEKALVAADLTAAAGTAREIDVHLPELQGALLGRPRLVCHASPDTTPS encoded by the coding sequence ATGGCTGAAGCATCTGAGCCTACCCTGGACGGGCAGTACCTCCGGCGTCTGGCAGAAGTGTGTTCGCCGGATGCGGCTGACTCCTTCGCGGACAACTACGGGGCCCTCCTCCGCCAGCGCGTTGACCGCATTATTCGGACCATCGGCGTCGGGGACCGGGGGAAGGCGGTGGATGCCGCACTCAGCCTCCAAACGGCGTCGGCCATGGCAGGTGCCCTGCGCATGAGCCACCTGTGCGCCAAACTCGAGAAGGCCCTGGTCGCCGCTGACCTGACAGCTGCCGCAGGCACGGCGCGGGAAATCGACGTTCATTTGCCGGAACTGCAGGGAGCCCTCCTGGGACGCCCACGCCTGGTTTGCCATGCCAGTCCGGACACCACACCGTCCTGA
- a CDS encoding SRPBCC family protein, which translates to METVEETVDVAVPVHTAYNQWTQFESFPQFMSGVESVTQLSNTTNHWVTKVGGVKREFDTEIVDQEPDDRIAWRSTDGKSHAGIIRFTPLDANHCKVKVHFEWAPETVTEKAGAAFKIDEMQVKADMRKFKDFIESRGTETGGWRGEVKDTGPTGQF; encoded by the coding sequence ATGGAAACTGTTGAAGAGACCGTTGATGTCGCAGTTCCGGTCCATACGGCCTACAACCAGTGGACGCAGTTTGAATCATTTCCGCAGTTCATGTCTGGTGTGGAATCCGTAACCCAGCTGAGCAACACCACCAATCACTGGGTTACGAAGGTCGGCGGTGTGAAGCGGGAATTTGATACAGAAATTGTGGATCAGGAGCCTGATGACCGGATTGCCTGGCGGAGCACGGACGGCAAGTCCCACGCCGGCATCATTAGGTTTACGCCTCTGGACGCCAATCACTGCAAGGTAAAGGTCCACTTCGAATGGGCACCGGAAACCGTGACTGAGAAGGCAGGGGCTGCATTCAAGATCGACGAGATGCAGGTCAAGGCCGACATGCGGAAGTTCAAGGACTTCATCGAATCACGCGGCACCGAAACCGGCGGTTGGCGCGGCGAAGTCAAGGACACCGGTCCGACCGGCCAGTTCTAG
- a CDS encoding spore germination protein GerW family protein produces the protein MADAMQSLTDTFKNVGVARSYGDPVRLGGKEIVPVALVSFGFGGGTEGGDPEAAGSGGGGGGFVFPLGVYVQNDGGRLVFRPNPLSVTACLVPLVCAVGFALRGALRARG, from the coding sequence ATGGCAGATGCAATGCAGTCCCTGACTGACACTTTCAAGAATGTGGGCGTGGCCAGGTCCTACGGCGACCCGGTGCGGCTCGGCGGGAAGGAGATCGTTCCCGTTGCGCTCGTTTCCTTCGGATTTGGCGGCGGCACCGAAGGCGGTGATCCGGAGGCGGCGGGTTCCGGCGGCGGAGGCGGCGGATTCGTTTTCCCTCTGGGCGTCTACGTCCAAAACGACGGCGGCCGGCTGGTCTTCCGCCCGAACCCCCTGTCGGTGACGGCTTGCTTGGTCCCGCTGGTCTGTGCCGTCGGCTTTGCGCTGCGCGGCGCACTGCGGGCGCGGGGGTAG
- a CDS encoding GlsB/YeaQ/YmgE family stress response membrane protein gives MGILGFLLLGLIAGAIAKAILPGRQGGGWIVTLVLGVVGAILGGWIGSLIFGGGLGDFFDLRTWLLSILGAVIVLLIYGAVTRRSRV, from the coding sequence ATGGGAATTCTTGGATTTCTCCTGCTCGGTCTGATTGCGGGGGCCATTGCAAAAGCCATTCTTCCCGGGAGGCAGGGCGGCGGTTGGATAGTCACCCTCGTCTTGGGTGTCGTCGGGGCCATCCTCGGCGGCTGGATCGGTTCGCTAATCTTCGGTGGTGGCTTGGGTGACTTCTTCGACCTGCGGACCTGGCTGCTGTCCATCCTTGGAGCTGTGATCGTGCTGCTGATCTACGGCGCCGTAACACGCAGAAGCCGGGTCTGA